CATGGCAGGGTGCCATGGTGGCTGGCTATGAGTGCTCCAGCACAAGCTAATATTTAGAGTGTCACTATCTCAACTTTTATTGAGAGGCTTTTAGAGCTCTGTAAGACACGCTCAACAGCCATCTTTAAAAGCTATCCCATGGCAGTCTGGAAGCTGTGATGGATTATCCTGGCAGGAGAAGCCTGACTCCCTtgctcccctccctgtctcTGGGAGGATGCATGAGATGGGCACTTCTTAATTGCAGGGCGTTCCTGGCCTCTGTGCTGCCAGTCAAGGGGTGATTCATTAGCAGCAGGACAGTgattctctctcctctttgctCTGGAATTGGAGTAGTTTGTCTCAGGAAGGAGCCCGGGCACCTTGCTCACTGTGTTGCAGCTTCTGCTCAAGGGAGACAAGGCACTTTGTCAACAAACAAGGAGCCTGGAGAATGGCTCCAGCTGACAGAGATCATTATTAATGACCAGCACTTTTGGTAGATCATCCTCCCATTAGCTGCTttaagagaggaaagagaaatagagCTAAAGAGCCTtgagaggagctgggagttTCAGTATCCTCCTGCAAAGTGCCCTGCTGCAAGGCTCAGGGGTGGCACAGCCCCCAGGACATGACTGTGTATTTCCCTAGTGTCAGGGGTCTTCAAACTGTGACAGCAGGAGATAGGCCCAGTTTAGGAACAGTTTCACTTCCCAGCCCATCACAGATGGACTTTGCTACAGAGATCTTCCAGACCAGATCTTCACTATCCCCTCTGTCCCTCTCAGTCCTGGGTACAAATGGTGTCTTCCAGTATCTACTACTGTAGCTTCTTGCTTTGGCAGACCGGTTGGCCTTTGTGCTGCTACTTCCCAGCCTATGCAGTGAAGAAGGCATTGAGGGAATCTGAGAGGAGGCTGTTCCACTGCCTTCACTTTTGGGAAGTGATTGGTATAaggaagagcaagaaaacaCCCTCCCATTTGGTCATGCACTTCTGGCTGCAACTGGAGAAGCTGTTGGCTCTTGTTATGCTTGGAAGCCTAAACTCATCTCCTCAGGTAGAAGAAGACACTAAGCTCTAAAGAAACTGTTGATTCACCTTGCAATCATACTTAGTTTGCCACAGCACCATTAGGGTGGAAGCAGAGAAATCCCTGCTTTGTTCTGACACTGCTTGTTCATCCTTCTTTGTCCTACAACCCTAAAGCTGCCAGAAGAGTGAGTCCTTGGCTCCTGCACAAAAAAACTCCCATGTGGTGCAAATACTCAGCCCATGGGTTATgtctttgaaaagctttttgtttggaACCACCCTCACAAGGAAAGTTGTGAAATCTTTCAGCTGAACACCTGAGTGTCCAACCAGCCTGCTGCATAGGCAGCGTGTAGGATCTGTGTCATCTTGGTCTTCACAGTTCTTGAAGGAGATAGCTCATCATACCATGGCTTCTTATCACTGTGGAGATGGAGCTGTGGAGGCTTTATAGCTAAGAGTGCATTCACTGTCCTGTTCAGATCCTATTGGATGTGATGGTGAATTTCTAATGCAATTTAAATCTCTTTTCAAACTGAATGCTCTTCAGCCTGAGATCAGAGGAGCATGTACTGGGTACTCATCCCTTTTCTGTCATAGGTTATTCTGTTACTACAACAGGTCTAAAGTCCAGAATTCAGAGCTGGCTCTACATTTAGGAACCTCTTACGTATTCCAGGACTGGGATCCTTGGAAGTGGAATGGATGGATCTGACATCCAAATTCTTTGCTTCACGTTATCTGGCCTGGGCCTGTTCAGATTAGGATTCATGTGTGAGCCCATCTTTGGCAGACTTGAGCAGGTAAACCTCCAGTTGATTTCTACTtgcagaaagctggaaaaactttatttcaaaactgGCTCAAGGTCTCTCCCTTGTGGTTAAAAATTACTATCCTGGGGCTGAGAGTGTTGTGGGGTCCCTggactgctgctgcaggcttgCTTCCACTGTGGCAGGAAAAGCATAGGGAACTTCTAGGTCTGCTGGCATTTATAAGCTAAAATGGGTCCCACTCAGATAAATGGTCCATTTCTGCTCTGAAACAAGCTCTGGACTCAGCTTCAAGCCCCTAAGTGGATTGCCTTCTGGCCAGTCTAGCTCTCTGGTGATTGAAAAGCTGAGAGGAGTTAGAAGGGGGGCAAGTAGGGATGCGACAGGGGACCCAAACTAGCTGGATTCACGGAACTCATCACTGAAATCACTTCTTGCCGTGCCTCTCTGTTTAATTCTTCCTGAACCAGCCCTCTACCATGAGTGAAACAATCTTGCCTGCAGATTGAGGAGGGTGGGAGGGATTTGAACATTAATCTGATGTAGATTATACATCcgcctccctctctctccccttctcactctctctctccccctttccctctccctttctttctgtctgtttctctcccctccctctccttcctgcttcATCTCTTCAAGAAAGTGAACATAAAGTAAAAACAcggagagagaggcagagagagaaaaagctcCCTGAAGAGGGAAGCCCCAGCAGGCAGTAGCTGTTTGGATTTGCCTGGCGCTGCCTTTCTTGCTTTGCTCCCAAGGAATACCTTTAATGGGATCAATTGCTTCAGTTCCTTTATAACCAAGTCCACCGGAAAGGCAGACTCAACATATTATGGGCAACTGTGTGAAGTCTCCACTGAGAAACCTCTCAAAAAAGGTATGTTCCCTGAATCAAAGTGCACTGTGCatttccagccctgcttctTGGGAGGGGTGATGTTGTGGGCAGATGGGAATGGGAGGTGGGAGAAACACAGAGATGTGTATGAAAGGTTCagctctcttctccagacttttTTTGTAAGTGCTGCTCATGCATGGGATGTTGGGTGCCACAGCATGCCTGTAATTAAACGTGTGTGGATGCATGCACAGGAGCAGGCTTGTGTCCTGCTCCGTGTGCGTGTGTGTAGAGCTGGGTACATGGAAGCTGGTGCTGGTCGATGTGCACAGTGTGCTGGCACACATGGTCTGTACAGGCATCTGAATGCGTGTTTATATGTGTGAGTTTGTGCGTGTGCTTCAGTCGAGAGGTATCTTCATCAGTGCAGCCGCGTGTCATTTCTGGAGGGACAATATATTCACGTACATGTGAGTGGGCGTGTGTCTGTACATGTTCGTGTTGGCGTGTAACTATACGCACACCTCATGAGCCCAcctgaagtgtgtgtgtgtccttaGCTTGTTCTGTCTCTAGATACACGTGCTGAGGTGCATGAGCAAGTGTGCAGTGTTGGTTGTGAGTGTCTAGGGGAGGACTTTGTATCACACCCATCTCCCTGCTTCTGTGGTGCTGTGTGTGTACCTGCTGGTGGATGTCCCCAGAGAAGTCTATATGTAGAAATGCgtgtatttttatgtatttccaTCTTACATATCTACACATCTGGTTTGTTGGCATGTGTTTGGGTGTAGAAGTGTGGTTTTCTCAGTGAGCTGTTTATCCGTGCCTCTGTGAGTGGATACATTAGGCCCTGGCTGCGTGTTCGTGCATCATGCCACACGTCAGCACAACCCATGTGTCTATATGCTTGGGCCCAGCTGGAGTTCATCTGCAAGCTGCCATGGGTGGTCTGTTAGGCTTCAACCTGCAGTCTGCTTTGTTCTGAGGTTTTACAATGTTCCCAGGACAAATTAGATTTGGGAGCAATTCTGCTGTTAATGACAAGGATGAAATGGGAATGACGTGCCTCAGAAATACTTCTTGTTTGACAGAGGAAGGTCTTGCAGCACTGTGTATCTGTCAGCCACACGGCTCACACTTAGCATTGCTGCAAATCTAATAACTCAGCAAAAAGCTATGCAACTCACTCCTCATAAGTGACAAAGTTATGCTAAGCATCAGAAGTATTGCAATGAGGAGCTATCTCTGTGGAGACCTGTCTGACAGTGAAATGGCACTGCCATCAGGATGCTTCACCCGGGAGACCTTGCCACCCAGGAAAGTTCCCCTGGCAGGGAGCTGTTGGGGAGAGTACCTCACTAGCAGGGATTTTCTTTTGGACAGAGATTTGCCTCTTCTGTGTAGAAACACAGTTTTCTTCTTATCTCACGTGCTGTAAACAAAACCAGTaatggcacagagctgctgcgGGGGAGCTGGGCTACTCAAGGAGGGAAGGCAGTGCTGAGCCCTAGGTCAGGGTGACCTTCAGGGAGAGCTAGAAGTATCTCAGGTTTACCCAAATGtgcacatacaaaaaaacaaccttgtTGCTCATATGTCACCTCCAACTTGCAGTACAAGGAgctggctggagctgtgctcAACATGATCAAGGCAATTGCAATAAAAGTCTGATGTGTGGCCAAGCTGCTTGAATCAAAATGAATTCAAGAACTTATAAGCTCTGTGTCATCAATCTTTTAGGTAGTTTATACTTTCACTCCTAAAAGCTGCTTAGAAATATGCACTTTGTTCCTAGTTAGAAGGGCTAGGATGGCAGGACTAAAAAGAGAAATTTGCAAAGCTGAATTAGAGAATTTTGCAGACATTGATGCAGGAAGCCATGAATTAAGGCCTTGAACACTCATCCTGACAGATCCTGGGGCTCTGCCGTTCTTTTGATCACAACACACATGATTATAGTGGAGACTTTGCAGGTCATTCTTAACATTGCACAACTTCACTTGGCTGTTTTATCATTCTGGTCTGTCTTCTCAGGTTTTACCTTGGGCAGACTCCTTTTGCTGAAATGGTAGAGAGACTGTAGACGATACATGTGGAAGCTGCTCTTGGGTGACAGATTGAGCTCTCGAATACCTGATTTCGACCCAAAATTTGGGAGTCACTCCCAGGTACCGGCTGGTTTGGTCTGGGACTAGCTGACACCGGGGTACCTTGCCTGTTCCAGTGGCAATGCTCAGGCTTTGTCTCCATGTCTGTTGTTGGCAGCTTCACTTCCCCACTGTCACAGAGTACCCCCATGATCCCAGTGGCCACCCTGGCTGCCTTTCCCTCTGAGAGGCACTGCTGTTGGGGTGAAGAGGCCCCTCTGGGCTTGTTGCTCTGCAAAGTCCCTCTGACATGCAGGCAGGAAAATGACATGAATCTTGTTGCACTTCTGCtatgcagaaagagaaagctttGGCATCCAGGTCTCTGGCTTTTCCACCCCATACCATCACTACAGACATCTCTAAATCAGCCCAGTCTTTTCACTCTGAACAGCTGGCTGGTCTGACACAGCCAGTGTCAGCCAGGGAGAGTAGTGGTCCTTTTcttggggaagggagagggaaagccTGAGCTCCCCATTCCTGTCCTTGCCTTTCCTTGCCGTGCACATTGCCGTTTTCTCTGTAACGGGCAGGCAATTTACCCTGTACCCATATCACAGCTCCCTTTCTGGCTCTGCCAGGATGTAGGAGGAATGTGATGGAAGGACCTTGTGCAGGTCGTTGCAAGAGAGACCTGGACgggtgcaggcagagggaaCATCAAATGCCATAAATCCTGCCCGCAGCAGCGGAGTGGGGCAGGGATCCCCTGTGGGGTCTAGCTGAAACGTGCACCTTTTGTCTTGGTGCTGCATCGGGTTGTCTGGTCAGGATCCTTGGTGGCCCTTTGGCAACTGTTTCCTCAAACTGGCAATCTCTGTCcacacaggaaaagaaagggatgACCATTCTGTGGAACTGCTGCGTGGCTTGCTAGTAAATGCTATTGACTGGAAGGGTCAGCAGACAGGGATTAGGGGCTGTGGGGCCTTTGATCTTTCATGTGGCTTCAGTGGAATTAAACACAGAACTGATGTGGGCTATTTTAAGCGGTTCATATTATTCAGTATATTAAACTGGAAAACGTGCCAAGGAATAAAGCTGctaattttgaaattacattGCACTGATACCATGAAGCTGTGCAGTTCAACACAGATGCCTTGGCATTTAGCTGAGCTAGTAATATGCCATTTGTGGATGGTTGCTCATCTTTCAGGTTTTTAAGGACAAGCGCCCCATGTGTCACATTTAATCAGATGTATTTCTTCCTCATCCATGACTGCaatgagaattattttctgctttatcattttctttctccatggCTTGCTTTTtgagttgtttttgttttgatgctTGATATTCATATGACATTATACCTGAGCAGATTAGTGTAAGACTGTGTACAAAAATGTGAGCTACAAACCAAGTGTGTGATAATATAGCACATGGCAGACACAGCAAGTAGATACAATAGACTTGGATAAGCGTGAATGGGGAGTGCGTGTATTTGTGGTCTTTTAGCCTGGAAAAGCACCTTGGGCTTTAAGGAAAGGGTTAATAGAGACAATGACAATTGACAGACTTCTCTGATCACCCCTGGGAGCACTGTCTGTAAAAGTAGAATCATTCCTGAAGAGGAATCTGATGCATGATTAATGTTTATTCTATAAAATTAAGGGTCCTGTGGGTTGTGCTGGCTTTTTATAGCTGCATGGGAATATCAGGATAAGAGTTTTCTTGCAGAGCCAGGGAAATGCACGTCTataaaaggaaagcagtgcCTCCTTATAAAATCCAGTGCTGGATTCTGTTCTGGAGCCCTAGCTTAGCAGGACATGTACACTTAGGAAAATGTGTGAATGCAAATGGACAAAAATGATCTGTGCTTTGGGACTGTCAGTGATTAGAAAGGGCCAGTGCAGTAACTGCCTGAGACCCTGAGGATGTAACTAATTAGAAGTGGCATGGGGAGTGTGAGCCTGCAGTTGGCAGAGCCATCCGATGCTGTAAGTGGCCTTCTAATAATAATATAAAGCATGTGCTGCTGTGTTGCTGTAACATAATGCAGAGCTGAACCTAAGGGCGGGTTTTGTGCAGGCTCTGCCTGGCATCCTGGGGatgccctggctgcagggccctgccagcagctgtgccctggCCACAGGCTGGCACAGGTACTGCTGGGGCAGGACCTGCTCCTCCTTTGCAGCTCACTCAAGGGATGGTTTAACTCTGGGGCTGATAGTGGGAGCCCTCTGGGCTGTGTCTGGGGAGATGTGAGCAGTGCTGAGGGTTTGATgtcatttcaaagcaaaattctcCTGGTTGGTTGTACTTCTGTCAGCCTTTGAAAGCGAACTCCTGGACTTACTGCTTCTGTACAAATCCTAATAGGCCGGTAGGGGGGACGCAACGTGGACCAGATGAAGGAAATTTAGCAGTAAAGTCTCTGCGAGGCGGTTCAGTAAATCTTCAGAGGAACGGCTGGGCAAGATGGGGAGGTAACATCCTCTGTTGTGTTGTTTGCTTGCTGCTCGTTGGCTGGGAAGATCCGCCATGAGGAGAAGACGTGCTATAAGGCTGTCCAGACCAGCGAAGAGGGGCCGTCGGCCTGCGAGTACCAGGGTCCTCTCATGGTGCTGGCCCAGAACTGCGCCGTCATGCACAACCTGCTGGGGCCAGCATGCATCTTCCTGAGGAAGGGCTTCGCAGAAAACAGGCAGCCTGTACGTAAGTTACACCCAGCTGGGTGAGATACGCACAAAGCCACGTGGATGTGAGCCGGGAGTGCAGAGCTGCCCATGTGCTCCATCTGCATGGAGCTCTGTAAGCACCAGCCCTGGGCCTGGAGCATCCTGACTCCAGCTCCAAGTGCAAATACAATCACAGGGAAATATCTGATCCAAAGGATGTGCAGAGATATCCCCATGCCTAACCACTGAGAAAGGGGAAGTCTACAAATGCAGCTATGGAAGATAGATCCAAGCCTACACTCAAGTAGGCATAATCAGAAGGACTCAAGAGCAGGACTTAGGACTTCAGGACTGACATAATTATGTGGACTCAGGAGGAGTCCAGTGCTCTAAGATGTTATTCCAGCAAGACATCCGCATCTCATTCCCAGAGGCTCTGATTAGCATTTAAGGCCTAAATAGTCACTTAAATGCAAATCAAGGCATCCATATTGGGAACGAGCTGTCCCCCAGAGTTGCCCATATTTGATACTGTTCCTGTCAGCTCACAGTGAGCACGCTAGTACCAGCAGAAAGAAGCACACGTCTGCCTCCTCAGATACCCAAACACAGTCTCTTATACGCTGTTGTACACAGCCTGACACTGCAGCAATCCCAGCCAGATAAACCAAAGCACATCAGTCTGTCCTCATATTTGCAAATAGTTTCAGGCTACCAAATGCCCCCACACACATGGAGATAAATAGCAGAAGCATCTCTCCATTCAGTCACACCTATTTGTGCCTGTGTGTTCATATGCATCTAAGGTATGCATTTATatacaaacaataaaaataggTGTTTGTATGTAAATTCAAAGATACACACCTGGACATGTTAAATATACATAAGTACACACTGCAGTATTGTATCTTTATAAGAAGTAAAACACGTTTTTGCACATAAACATTTGGTTCctacaataaaattaatttaaagttaTGCATAAAAATGTGATTAACCGATATTTAATAGATATGTATGAGTGAATATGAGCATTGTCAGATATTCACCCAGTGTGTTCCATATTCTTCTGGTGAAATAAAACTCACCCGAATTACCTGAGTCAGAGCTTTCTTGCCTTCCCTAAGAAATCTCTGTCTTACTTGTGCATTGATATGGTTATTTATAGCTGTAGGAAACACTTAAATCTTTATTACTGAAGCCTCTTCTTCAACCAGCAACCCATGAAAGAGTCATTATTTGTCATTATTGATTAAAGGGCTTTTATTCTTTCTAACCTTCATCCACTAAGTGACCACATATTCCTTGTACCAGTTCactaaaacacaaaacaacactCTTACACAAGCACACTTTGGCATGCACAGAGCTACCTGTCATAGGAGATAGGTCCATCTCCCTAGTGAGAGGCTTACAGCTGGACAGGTGTCCAACCTGCTGAGGCCCTGGGAAATCACAGTACCCTCAGAAGTCTCCAAAATAGGATTAGTGATGTCTTTAACTACCCTGATGTAGAGTAACTGTATCTCATAAACAGCTTTACTTTTACTGACTCTCTAGACCAACAGGATTTATTGTACATAGAACAGATAGAAATGAGAGTAAGACCATTACATATAATGGACTCTCTGAGGGTCACCTCTGCTCGTATCTAAAGTCTCTGAACAGTTTTATTCCTCTTTCCATATGTTCTCCAAAAGCTCTAGAGTGattcagcacatttttttcccaagcagtTTTCCTCCTTTATCATTTTAGGAGATCTTCTTtcaaatttaaaacagaaaacctctTCATGACATTAGTTATGGCCTGAGTCAGATTTTTGGAGGGACGTaaaccctcctcctccttttgcaTTCACAGTCTGTGGCTCCCTGGTGGTAGAATCTGCATATGCAAAGATAAGAGCCCTGCAAACGCAAATGCCTTGGTGTGCAAAATTGGTGCTGAAGCCCCCATTTCTGACATGTGTCAGTCATGTCAGTTGCAATGGAGTCTTCAgggagtgaggaggaggagggtctCATGGCAATGTGCTGGAGGAAGGCCTGGGTCCTACCCCAGCCCCTCTGACAAGACAGCAGTTACCAGGGGTGAGTCACGGTGCCCTTTGCTCAGTGCGGTGCTGATCACCACCCAGCTGCCCGCGCTACCCGGGGGTTAATGGTTGTGAGCTCTGGAAGGAAGTGCACAAGGTGTTGGTACTGACCAGGGGTGGTTTCCATCTGCTACTTTATCTAAGGCAGGAGGGAATTACTGCCTCCTGCATCCGGTCTAAGGAGTTTGAATTGTTTTATTACTTGGTGTTGatgaaagcagaacaaatgGGATGACATGTTTGAAAATACCAGGTCTGTGAAGGATGAAATGGCAGAGCCAGtgtgctccaacagctccatccAGCACAGAGATGCCTCTGGGAAGGTTATGAGTGGCAAGCTGGTCATTTCTCTGGCACAGCCCACTTTTGCACAGACATAAATCAGTGTGTGTCCTAGTTTGTTATGCACTCTGAGCAGCCACCATTAGTTTCCAGAGGAGCCTGTGGTTAAATAGCAAAGGATCATCCTTCCCAAACTGATCAAGGGCACTGTCTGCAGGGAtgtgtggtggggctggaggacaCCTGGAAGGCAAGGAGAACCTCCCTGTGGTTGAGGGGAAAAGCCAAGAGTGAGACAGCAAAAGAGATCTCATTTCTATTTCCaaattttcagatgttttggATTTGCCTGGGAGCCATGAGAGGAATTAGAAAGGGCATTTAAACCAGGAAGCAGTGCATTTCCATGCtcatcttttcttcttggtGCAGTGCTGGAGTTTTCCTATATTCTTCTATACCCTCCCCTTCTTCCAGGAAATTCATATTGGATGTTTGAAGTTGCAGTCTTTCCTGAACATGGTGAATCCTtgtcctgttttgtttgtaCATTACCTTGATGATGTCTGTGTTTTGTGTCTGCCCCCATGCCTGGTTTCAAAATGCTTGTAGAAGGAGTTGAGGCTGGGGGAATGGGGGACTGACTGTAGGAGATGGCACTGGGATGTGGGTTGTGAGAGAGCTCGTGGCTGTGTCTGTCCTGCCAGAAGGCAAGGATCAAGCAGCGATCCAAGCAGATGATGGCACAGACCTGCTGGTTACAGGGACTGCTTCCAGCTGTTTTGATCTGTCTGTGTCAGCGGGAGCTGCAGTAGGAAATAGAATCAGAGCTCTAGAGGAGATCACAACTGCTGCAGGGCCAGTCTCTGCTCCAGGACTTGGTGCTGGAGAATGATGTCGGAGCTTCATGAAGGTCATAGTAAAATCAGGTGGGGAGGCCACACATATGGCTGTGCTGGCCCAGATCTCTTCTGTTTTGGAGGAGCACCTGtcaccccctgcccagcagaTGAGATGGAGAGGAGCTTCCACAGGGAAGTGTGCAGGCTGCCACCCAGCCCTCTTGGGGACAAGAGCTGGGAAGCCTTGCTAGCTAGATGGTATTAAACATGTCATCACcttcttgtttcttctctcaCCTTCTGACTTGTCCCAGAACTGTTTGCACCAACAAGTGCTATTCTGAACCTATGTTTGTGCCAAGCTCTAACatagtattttctctttttgcaggATAGAGAGCTGCGTCCAGAAGAAATTGAAGGTAAAACTTGTTGCTCCTTCTGTGTCAGCTTTCTCCTTGCCCAACAAAAGCCTGCTGGCTGGCCCTTCCAGTTTAATCCCTATGGGGCAAAATAATTTGGGGCAAATCAAGGGAGACAATTACTGGAATAATTGCTGGCAAcgccagcaaaaaaaaaaaaaaacaaacataaaactgCAAGAGTACTGACTGTGAAGGAATTTGCATCCACTCCAGGTGCTTCAGGGTGGGAGGATAAGTAAAGCAATGGGATGTTAGCTGTCAGGGAACTGCTGTccaccccagctcccacagAAAGCGTCACAGAGCACTGagctccagggaagctgttttATGTGCTAATCCCTACAACGAGTGCTGTATCTTATAGTGCAGGGGTAAAAGCTGGGAACACTTACTGCGTCCAGTTTCTTTAGGGAGCGTGGTTTAGAAACAATCAATCCCTGGCACTTGTAGTCCAAGAAAGCTTTCCTGTAAGGCAAAGGTCAGCAGTGCTGCTTGAGAGCTTGATGTTTCTCCAGTAATTGCCTCTTTGCAGGGAGATCTGCTGGGAAAATACAGAGTATCTTAAGGAGTCTGGCCTCATAAAGGGCTGCTGATTCTGGGGTGGTTTCCTGGAAAAGGTATTTCAAGCTGTCACTGACaatattgttctttttttaatctaatcCCACAGAATTAAGAGAAGCCTTTAAAGAATTTGATAAAGACAAGGATGGGTTTATTAACTGCAGGGACCTGGGGAACTGCATGCGAACCATGGGCTACATGCCTACTGAGATGGAGCTAATAGAGCTCTCCCAGCAGATCAACATGAACCGTGAGTAATGTCCACCTTGCTGTGCCTCCCTGTTGCTGCTCTGCCTTGCATCACTGCCTCAGGCTCTCTCGGGCTCTCTCAGGCTCCTGCTGTCTCTTTTCcttggttgctttttttgttgttctcatTTTTGGTCCATATTATGTCCTTTTCATCTGTGGTCCTTAGCAGTTGATGCCTTTGTTTCTTGCTTATCAGACAAAGGGACTGTGTGCACTGTGCTGTCCGGGAACAGTGTGTGTAAGGGTTGTCCTTTGTGCTTATGCTGTCAGGTATAAAATTGCTGCGGGCAGGTAGACAGGTTGTGAATGTTGTCATATTGAAGCTGGTGTCAGACTGAAGAGCAAGCCTGGGAAGGTGGAGATGCTTTGGTCAGAGTGGGTGATGGATGGGCTGTTCCCTCTGCTGTGGATGTACATAGATCTGCTGTGTGCCTGGGGATGGGCTGTGAGcgagctgtgctggcagtgtCAAATAGAGGCATCTGCTGGAGTCATGGAAA
The sequence above is a segment of the Apus apus isolate bApuApu2 chromosome 16, bApuApu2.pri.cur, whole genome shotgun sequence genome. Coding sequences within it:
- the CABP1 gene encoding calcium-binding protein 1 isoform X2, with the translated sequence MGNCVKSPLRNLSKKIRHEEKTCYKAVQTSEEGPSACEYQGPLMVLAQNCAVMHNLLGPACIFLRKGFAENRQPDRELRPEEIEELREAFKEFDKDKDGFINCRDLGNCMRTMGYMPTEMELIELSQQINMNLGGHVDFEDFVELMGPKLLAETADMIGVKELRDAFREFDTNGDGEISTSELREAMKKLLGQQVGHRDIEEIIRDVDLNGDGRVDFEEFVRMMSR
- the CABP1 gene encoding calcium-binding protein 1 isoform X3, whose product is MLSSVFGQIRHEEKTCYKAVQTSEEGPSACEYQGPLMVLAQNCAVMHNLLGPACIFLRKGFAENRQPDRELRPEEIEELREAFKEFDKDKDGFINCRDLGNCMRTMGYMPTEMELIELSQQINMNLGGHVDFEDFVELMGPKLLAETADMIGVKELRDAFREFDTNGDGEISTSELREAMKKLLGQQVGHRDIEEIIRDVDLNGDGRVDFEEFVRMMSR